The genomic DNA GCCTGTGCCGCTTCAATAACCAGCTCCCGCGTAGCATTGGGATAAGCGTAAGCGATATTCTCGTGAATGCTTCCTGCCTTGATCCAGGTGTCCTGTAAAACCATACCGACCTGCCTGCGGAGTTCCTCACGACGGTACTGGCGAATGGACTGACCATCTAAGTGAATATCTCCCTTATCAACCTCATAAAAGCGCATTAAGAGATTGATAAGCGTTGATTTACCAGCTCCTGTTGGACCAACGATAGCCACCTTAGCACCGGCAGGGATTGTCAAGTTTAAGTCCTTGATTAACTCCTGATTCGGTTTATAGGAAAAGGCTACCTCTTTAAAATCAATCTGACCTTTGACCTCTTCGTCATTTAATTCAAGCTGGCTCTGTTCCAGCTCGCTAGGCTCTTTCACGATCCCGACTAGGCGCTCCGCACAAGCTAAGGCGCTCTGCAATTCTGACAAAACCGAAGAAATATCATTAAACGGCTTGGTATATTGGCTGGCGTAGTTGAGAAAGGTGGTCAGTTCTCCAACCGTGAAGTGCCCCGCCATAATCCTCAAAGCACCCAATCCTGCCAGGAGGGCATAAATAAGGGCGTTGATAAAACGGGTCATCGGATTGATGGTTGAGGAGGCAAAAATAGCCTTGATTGAAAAAGTGGCATAGGTCTGGTTGATTGTAGCAAAGTCAGCTTCAAACCGGCTCTGTGCATTGAACGCTTGTAGCAAGGACAGCTGACTAATAGACTCTTCCAACATTCTTGCTTGATGACCTCTTGCCTCTGTTTGCTGACGATAGTACTGGTAACTCTTACGGGCAATAAAACGAGCAACAAAGAGCGATAGCGGGGTCAGAGCAACAACCACAATCATCATCAGAAAATCCAGTCTAGCCATGGTAAAGACGGTCAAAAGAATCAGAAGAATACCTTGGAAAAACTGATTGAAAATCATTAAGAGTCCACTGGTTAACTGCTCACAATCACTCGAAAAACGAGCTACTAAATCACCGGTAGACTGCCTGTCCAGATAAGAGAGGGGTAGGTCATGGAGCTTTTCATAAACTGCTTGGCGCAGCTGATTCAT from Streptococcus oriscaviae includes the following:
- a CDS encoding ABC transporter ATP-binding protein, encoding MKKQQTTSKLATLTFLFQAQGPQVFVILFGTLIQVLLTVYLPILIGQAIDGVLGGASSKFWGVLGQMLLVIAINSLVQWWLPLRVNQVVYRSMNQLRQAVYEKLHDLPLSYLDRQSTGDLVARFSSDCEQLTSGLLMIFNQFFQGILLILLTVFTMARLDFLMMIVVVALTPLSLFVARFIARKSYQYYRQQTEARGHQARMLEESISQLSLLQAFNAQSRFEADFATINQTYATFSIKAIFASSTINPMTRFINALIYALLAGLGALRIMAGHFTVGELTTFLNYASQYTKPFNDISSVLSELQSALACAERLVGIVKEPSELEQSQLELNDEEVKGQIDFKEVAFSYKPNQELIKDLNLTIPAGAKVAIVGPTGAGKSTLINLLMRFYEVDKGDIHLDGQSIRQYRREELRRQVGMVLQDTWIKAGSIHENIAYAYPNATRELVIEAAQAANADFFIRQLPQGYDTYLTDGGAELSQGQRQLLAIARVFVKLPKILILDEATSSIDTRTEILVQEAFAKLMQGRTSFIIAHRLFTIQSADLILVMVDGKVVEKGSHKELMQAEGVYYRMQASQEAS